In the genome of Pseudanabaena mucicola str. Chao 1806, the window GAAACAGTTATGAGCATCATCGATCCTGAACAAATCCCCAACCTTAAAGGTTCTAATTATCCAGATGCTTTTAAGTCAATAGTCGCTGGACGTGAGAAAAAACGTCTCAGTGAGGTAACAGGAATCAAAAACTTTGGCGTGAATTTAACTACACTACCACCAAAAACTCAATCTGCTCTTCGTCATTGGCATACTAAACAAGATGAATTTATTTATATCTTATCGGGAGAAATAACTCTAATTACCGATGAAGCAGAATCTATTTTAAAAGTTGGTCAAGCAGCAGGATTCCCTGCAGGCAAGGAAAACGGGCATTGTCTCTATAACCATACTGATCAAATTGCAACCTATCTTGAAATTGGCGATCGCACTCCCAATGATGCAGTGAACTATCCCGATGACGATCTTATTGCCATAGCGACCGAACAAGGCTGGCAATTTACCCATAAAGATGGAACTCCCTATTCTTCTTAGAATCTATAAAAAAAGAGAAAACCATGACTATAACTATTTACAAACAAACAACACAAGCATCTTGGGCAAAAGCGATCGCTAAGCCAGCGATAGAATTCCCTCTCACTCAACTCTCAATTGTTTCTGGCAAAATCCCTGCCAATCTTAAAGGTTCTCTCTATCGTAATGGACCTGCCCGACTAGAACGTGGCGAAATGCAAGTGGGACATTGGTTTGATGGTGATGGCGCAATTCTGGCCGTACATTTTGCTGAAGGTCAAGTCCGTGCCACCTATCGTTATGTACAAACAGAAGGATATCTCGCAGAAGAAAAAGCGAATAAACTGATTTATGGCAACTATGGCATGACTCCTAAAGGCTTATGGTGGAATCGTTTTGGAAAATCGTCAAAGAATGTGGCTAATACTTCTGTGATCGCTTTACCTGACAAGCTCCTTGCCTTATGGGAGGGTGGACTGCCCCATGCCCTTGATTTGGAAACTCTAGAAACCTATGGCTTAGAGAATCTGGAAGGACTAGATCATCAACGTTCCTATTCAGCACATCCTAAGCGTGATTCTGAGACTGACGAGATCTTTAACTTTGGCGTTTCCTATGGCAAGAACGCAACTTTAAATTTGTATCGCAGCGATCGCCATGGCAAGCTAATCAAAAAAAATCAAGCGACTTTACAAGGTCTACCAATGATTCATGATTTTGTACTAGCTGGTGATTATCTAATTTTCTGTATACCACCATTGCGGATGAATCCCTTTCCAGTATTACTCAATCTCCAAAGTTATAGCGATTCTCTAGCATGGAAGCCTCAAGAGGGTACAGAAATCTTGGTATTTGATCGCCATAATCTCGAACTAGTTAGCCGTAATATTGCTGAGCCTTGGTTTCAGTGGCATTTTGGTAATGGCTATAGTGATCACAATGGCAATCTCGTATTTGATCTCATCCGTTATCCAGACTTTGCTACCAATCAATTCTTAAAGGAGGTTGCCACAGGTAAAATCAAGACTCCAGCTAAGGGAACTCTTTGGCAAATGCGCCTCAATCCCCAAACGGGTGAATTTCTCGAAACTTCACAGGTACTAGATCGCGGTTCTGAATTCCCCATTGTTGCCCCTGCCCAAGTTGGTAAAAATTCTCGCTATACTTATCTATCTATCCACCATTCTGAAGATGAACAAACAGAATTATTTGATGCGATCGCCCGTTATGATTACCAAACCAATACTTTAACTGAAGCTGATCTAGGTGCAAATCGCTATCCAATGGAGCCATTATTTGCCCCTGATCCCACCAATCCTGACAAAGGTTATATTATTACCGTCGTCTTTGATGGCGATCGCGAATGCTCCGAAGTATGGATCTTTGATAGCGATCGATTAGATGATGAGCCTATTTGTCGCATTGCCCTACCAAGCATTGTACCAATGGGATTTCACGGCACTTGGCGATCGTAAAATAAAGGGGGTACAACGTACTCCATTTATTACTCCATAATTTAAGATATGAAAATTTTGCAGGCTGATGCCAACTATACTTTTCGTTCTTATTTTGAGCTATCCAATGATACAGATGAAATTTTGGCTGAGTTTGATTACAAACTTGTCAAAAAACGCTTGCAACTACCAAGAACTAGCCGTCTATTATCAGGACTGTCAGAACTAAAACAGAACCTTGAAAATGTACTTCCCTATGTGCCATTAACTAGCGAAACTGCAAGGCGAGAAATTTTGGTAGCTCCTGTGTTAAGTAAAGTTGCCATGATTTGTCAACAGATCCTGCGAATTGAATATCCTGTGAAGGTTAGCAATCTTCTGCAAGGGAATCTAGATTACTTAATTCGATCTATCCATAGTCTCATTGTTGTTGAAGCAAAACGAGATGATTTGACTCGTGGGTTTACGCAGTTAGCGGTTGAAGCGATCGCTTTATCGATGTTAGATGAAGCGCCAGATCGTCTCTATGGTGCGGTTACTATTGGCAATCTATGGATATTTGGGATTTTAGATGTTACTTCTCGAACCATATTTCAAGATATTGGTTCGTATACCTTACCCGATGATTTAGAAGATTTAATTAGCATTTTAGTAGGAATTCTAGAATGAGCAAAGGGCTTAAGCTCCTTGTTTGTCTCACGACAAGGGATTATTGAAAGTGTTGTGTTGCAACACTTTCAATAATCCCTTAGTTCGATTTTAGGTGCAAAGCACTGTAACAGTTCAGGCGATCGCTATAATTGGTATAAGATCATCGGTTGATATTAGATTAACTTGGTATAAGATCATCGGTTGATATTAGATTAACTTTCTATTTAAAGATCTGACCAAGTTTTCGATATTACAAAAGATGCCACCAAGGTTACAGGTTAAAACCGAAGATTGCTCACCCCTAGGACTATATGTTCTTCAATATTTAGAAGAACAAGACATTAGTATGAACCATCTGGCAGAATTGGCTGGTGTGCCCCAACCAAGGCTTCGTGGTGCTTGTTTTAAAGGAACATGCCCCACACCTGAAACCTTACGAAAGTTGGCAAAAATTATGGGGAAACATCATTTAGAGCTGTATACCCTGGCATATCAGGGTAGGATTGAACAGGTTCCCGAAGATGTCGATGATAATTTGTTGGATATATTAATTAGGCAAATGCTAGAAACTGCCCGCGAGTTAAATTTAGCAATGCCCAAAATTCAACCATCCAAAGCAAAAATTCGTAAGGCTTTAATAGAATTGGGCTTTAGGGAAAAGCGCGAAGAGATATCTTAAGTCTTGACGATGCAAGGCACATTAAAGATTAAGCAGTAAGGATTTAAGGTTGATCTTTTCCGAGTGATGCCGCTAGTTTCTGAAACCGACGGGGATCTCCCTCTTCCAAGTTCTCCGCTCTCTCTTGACGCTTAATTTCATAGAGTTTTTTGAGAATATCCTGCCAATCATCGGGAGTTAAAGGAGATTTTTGAGCTTCAGATTGTTCTAGCTGGATAGATGTATGCGCCTCTAGTGTCGTATTTTGCTGAATATTTTTTAAGGCAAGCCATACACGAGCACGTACTGCCAATGTTGATTCCTTATTCGCCATTTGCTCAAGTTGCGATTGAATCTCCGATAGCCAATGCGGATAGTTATCAGCGATCGTTATTGCCAAAGCCTGTAAACCCACAACCGCCGCGTAACGTACTACCCATTCATCATCCTGATGCGCGACAAATAGTAATGCTTCCAACGCTTCCTCTTGAGCAATTTCACGAAGTTCATCAGGAAACCAATGCCACTTCATTAAACCTAAACCCTTAACTGCCGCACGGCGCACACTAAAAGCAAAATCCGCAGTCGCTACACCCAGCAAAGTTGCCAATCCTCGCGGATCACCAATCCCTGCTAAAGCTCGAATTGCCCACGACCGCGCTGTGTAGTTATGCATATCTAGAAGTTCCAATAACGCAGGAACTGCTGGATCGCCTAGCAAAATCAGTCCATCCACAGCAGCAACGGCAGCTCCAGGGTTATTGTAACTCAGAGCTTCAATCAAGGTTGGAATCGCTCCTTCTAACCGAGCATTTGCAAGATTTTGGACTGCTTCAAGTAGTCGATTAGAAGAATCTGCTTCTTCTACGGCTTGAATGAGTTGGGAAAGAGACATATATCAGTAAATTAGATGAGGCAAGCAAAGTAAAGGATAGCTTTGTAGTTTCTCTACTTTACAATAAATCATCCATCAGAGCCATGACCCTAACTGCACCTGCGGTCAGATCAGGAGGTGTAGCAAGCGGTATTTGTTTTTCTAATACACCTTTGAGAGAAATTAATTTGAGACTATTTTCCGCCATTGTGTTGCTAATCGCTTCCGCTGCTCCCAAATAGCCGATCGCACCTAAATCAGAAAGAACAGTTCGCCGCAATTGTAAATCATTGTTGCTTAGAGCCTTAATCAGAATATTACCGTAATGATCTGCGGTTTCTGGATCGGACGAAAGCTGATACATGGCACGTGCCGCCGCATACTTCACTCTAGGAATGGGATGTTCCAAATATGGCAAGATCTGGGGAATTGTCTCCACAGCTCCTAAAGATCCCAAGGCTTCAAGAATTGCGTCAAAAGGTTGTTCAGTTTCTAAACCTGATATTTCTAAGGTGATCGGTATATCAAGCATAGCCAATAACTTGGGAATACTGGCTATATCACCAAGCATTTCTAAAGATTGAGCCGCAGCCTCGCGTACATAAAAATCCTTACAGTCTAATGAGCGAATTAATGCTGAGACAGCACTGCGATCGCCAAGCTTTCCTAAAGCCCTCGCCGCATTACGTCGCAATGGATAACCACCTGCATCGGTGCGATCGGCTTCATCATCTAGAGCATTAATTAAAAGAGCGATCGCTCTAGGATCTTTCACTCGAAATCGTCCAAGCCACCATGCTGCATA includes:
- a CDS encoding carotenoid oxygenase family protein; this encodes MTITIYKQTTQASWAKAIAKPAIEFPLTQLSIVSGKIPANLKGSLYRNGPARLERGEMQVGHWFDGDGAILAVHFAEGQVRATYRYVQTEGYLAEEKANKLIYGNYGMTPKGLWWNRFGKSSKNVANTSVIALPDKLLALWEGGLPHALDLETLETYGLENLEGLDHQRSYSAHPKRDSETDEIFNFGVSYGKNATLNLYRSDRHGKLIKKNQATLQGLPMIHDFVLAGDYLIFCIPPLRMNPFPVLLNLQSYSDSLAWKPQEGTEILVFDRHNLELVSRNIAEPWFQWHFGNGYSDHNGNLVFDLIRYPDFATNQFLKEVATGKIKTPAKGTLWQMRLNPQTGEFLETSQVLDRGSEFPIVAPAQVGKNSRYTYLSIHHSEDEQTELFDAIARYDYQTNTLTEADLGANRYPMEPLFAPDPTNPDKGYIITVVFDGDRECSEVWIFDSDRLDDEPICRIALPSIVPMGFHGTWRS
- a CDS encoding cupin domain-containing protein, whose product is MSIIDPEQIPNLKGSNYPDAFKSIVAGREKKRLSEVTGIKNFGVNLTTLPPKTQSALRHWHTKQDEFIYILSGEITLITDEAESILKVGQAAGFPAGKENGHCLYNHTDQIATYLEIGDRTPNDAVNYPDDDLIAIATEQGWQFTHKDGTPYSS
- a CDS encoding HEAT repeat domain-containing protein, whose protein sequence is MSESELPDDNQLTLEQALINLQCEDLGLRIYAAWWLGRFRVKDPRAIALLINALDDEADRTDAGGYPLRRNAARALGKLGDRSAVSALIRSLDCKDFYVREAAAQSLEMLGDIASIPKLLAMLDIPITLEISGLETEQPFDAILEALGSLGAVETIPQILPYLEHPIPRVKYAAARAMYQLSSDPETADHYGNILIKALSNNDLQLRRTVLSDLGAIGYLGAAEAISNTMAENSLKLISLKGVLEKQIPLATPPDLTAGAVRVMALMDDLL
- a CDS encoding HEAT repeat domain-containing protein — translated: MSLSQLIQAVEEADSSNRLLEAVQNLANARLEGAIPTLIEALSYNNPGAAVAAVDGLILLGDPAVPALLELLDMHNYTARSWAIRALAGIGDPRGLATLLGVATADFAFSVRRAAVKGLGLMKWHWFPDELREIAQEEALEALLFVAHQDDEWVVRYAAVVGLQALAITIADNYPHWLSEIQSQLEQMANKESTLAVRARVWLALKNIQQNTTLEAHTSIQLEQSEAQKSPLTPDDWQDILKKLYEIKRQERAENLEEGDPRRFQKLAASLGKDQP
- a CDS encoding helix-turn-helix domain-containing protein, which encodes MPPRLQVKTEDCSPLGLYVLQYLEEQDISMNHLAELAGVPQPRLRGACFKGTCPTPETLRKLAKIMGKHHLELYTLAYQGRIEQVPEDVDDNLLDILIRQMLETARELNLAMPKIQPSKAKIRKALIELGFREKREEIS